A single window of Oerskovia paurometabola DNA harbors:
- a CDS encoding septum formation family protein, producing the protein MATARPRSVRTVAVAAGLLTSALLLSGCGAIIDSITGPSEAQRDEPGGEVTAASDADVFSLQLGDCINESAPAETEETVEYESLPVVPCADPHTGEVYAEHELPAGEFPGDQAVSDTGMEHCYSVFEEFVGLSYEESTLDFWAMFPSQESWDMADDRTIQCFVGPVEDTVTGTLEGAAV; encoded by the coding sequence ATGGCAACAGCCCGTCCTCGCTCCGTCCGCACCGTCGCGGTCGCCGCAGGCCTCCTGACCTCCGCTCTCCTGCTCTCCGGGTGCGGCGCGATCATCGACTCGATCACCGGCCCGTCCGAGGCCCAGCGCGACGAGCCGGGCGGTGAGGTCACCGCGGCGTCCGACGCCGACGTCTTCTCGCTCCAGCTCGGCGACTGCATCAACGAGTCCGCCCCCGCGGAGACGGAGGAGACCGTCGAGTACGAGTCGCTCCCCGTCGTGCCGTGCGCCGACCCCCACACGGGCGAGGTCTACGCCGAGCACGAGCTCCCGGCCGGCGAGTTCCCCGGCGACCAGGCCGTCTCCGACACCGGCATGGAGCACTGCTACTCGGTCTTCGAGGAGTTCGTCGGCCTCAGCTACGAGGAGTCGACGCTCGACTTCTGGGCCATGTTCCCCTCGCAGGAGAGCTGGGACATGGCGGACGACCGCACGATCCAGTGCTTCGTGGGTCCGGTCGAGGACACCGTGACGGGCACGCTCGAGGGCGCTGCCGTCTAG
- a CDS encoding CarD family transcriptional regulator, which translates to MTFTVGETVVYPHHGAAKIEEIKTRTIRGEDKIYLKLKVAQGDLTIEVPADNVDLVGVRDVVGQEGLDKVFEVLRAPYTEEPTNWSRRYKANLEKLASGDVIKVAEVVRDLSRRDADRGLSAGEKRMLAKARQILVSELALAEHTEEDKAEAILDEVLAS; encoded by the coding sequence ATGACGTTCACAGTAGGCGAGACCGTTGTCTACCCACATCACGGTGCCGCAAAGATCGAAGAGATCAAGACCCGCACCATCCGCGGGGAGGACAAGATCTACCTGAAGCTCAAGGTGGCTCAGGGCGACCTGACGATCGAGGTCCCGGCGGACAACGTCGACCTGGTGGGCGTCCGCGACGTCGTCGGCCAGGAAGGCCTCGACAAGGTCTTCGAAGTTCTTCGCGCACCATACACCGAAGAGCCGACCAACTGGTCGCGCCGCTACAAGGCCAACCTCGAGAAGCTGGCCTCGGGCGACGTGATCAAGGTGGCGGAGGTCGTCCGCGACCTCTCCCGGCGTGACGCGGACCGCGGCCTCTCGGCCGGGGAGAAGCGCATGCTGGCGAAGGCTCGACAGATCCTGGTCTCGGAGCTGGCCCTGGCCGAGCACACCGAGGAGGACAAGGCCGAGGCCATCCTCGACGAGGTCCTGGCTTCCTGA
- the pstC gene encoding phosphate ABC transporter permease subunit PstC, producing MAVTSPPSTRAGLGSEPTVPVTKGGLAGRLFAGLSTGAGILILLVLAAVAVFLVIEAWPALTASPEELQEISWFKADSLLAYIGPLVFGTLLASILALLIAVPVSVGIALFISHYAPRRLAQGLGYLIDLLAAIPSVVYGLWGALWLLPILNPFFTWLSGTLGFVPLFEGYQAPAKNIMSASIVLAVMILPIITAVSREVFLQTPVLHEEASLALGATRWEMVRMAVLPFGRSGVISASMLGLGRALGETMAVLMVISPGFLYSLFLLKPGQQQTIAANIASKFPEASGLAVSTLIATGLALFVITFVVNMIARWIIARRKDFSGAN from the coding sequence GTGGCCGTCACCTCTCCTCCCTCCACCCGAGCCGGGCTCGGGTCCGAACCCACGGTCCCCGTGACCAAGGGCGGCCTGGCGGGCCGCCTGTTCGCGGGCCTGTCGACGGGCGCCGGGATCCTCATCCTGCTCGTCCTCGCCGCGGTGGCCGTGTTCCTCGTCATCGAGGCCTGGCCGGCCCTGACGGCGAGCCCTGAGGAGCTCCAGGAGATCTCCTGGTTCAAGGCGGACTCGCTGCTCGCCTACATCGGCCCGCTGGTGTTCGGCACGCTCCTGGCCTCGATCCTGGCGCTGCTGATCGCCGTGCCGGTCTCGGTGGGCATCGCGCTGTTCATCTCGCACTACGCGCCGCGGCGCCTGGCGCAGGGCCTCGGCTACCTGATCGACCTCCTCGCGGCCATCCCGAGCGTCGTGTACGGCCTGTGGGGCGCGCTGTGGCTGCTCCCGATCCTCAACCCGTTCTTCACGTGGCTGAGCGGCACGCTCGGTTTCGTCCCCTTGTTCGAGGGCTACCAGGCCCCCGCGAAGAACATCATGTCGGCCTCGATCGTCCTGGCCGTCATGATCCTGCCGATCATCACGGCGGTCTCGCGCGAGGTGTTCCTCCAGACCCCGGTCCTGCACGAGGAGGCCTCGCTCGCGCTGGGCGCGACGCGCTGGGAGATGGTGCGCATGGCGGTCCTGCCGTTCGGCCGCTCTGGCGTGATCAGCGCGTCGATGCTGGGCCTGGGCCGCGCGCTCGGCGAGACCATGGCCGTGCTCATGGTCATCTCGCCCGGGTTCCTCTACTCGCTGTTCCTGCTCAAGCCGGGGCAGCAGCAGACGATCGCCGCGAACATCGCCTCGAAGTTCCCTGAGGCGAGCGGCCTCGCGGTGAGCACCCTCATCGCGACGGGGCTCGCGCTGTTCGTCATCACGTTCGTCGTCAACATGATCGCGCGCTGGATCATCGCGCGCCGCAAGGACTTCTCGGGAGCGAACTGA
- the pstS gene encoding phosphate ABC transporter substrate-binding protein PstS, which produces MKLSRFTRAGSAAAIGVLALTLAACGSNSTDSGGGAATDGAENGSTEDLTGTLAGAGASSQEKAVAGWIAGFGDIAPGVTLSYDAVGSGGGREQFLSGATQFAGSDAALKDDELATATDRCFGGEAIEVPLYISPIAVIYNLPGLDAEHLNLSAETLAKIFNREITAWNDPAIAAENEGVTLPSTAIIPVNRSDESGTTENFTEYLADASNGAWPHEASGDWPLSGGQSGQGTQGVVDTVTGAEGAIGYADASRAGDLGTAAIKVGEEYVPFSPEAAAKVVDASPRAADATDKRLVVEIDRTTTEAGAYPLVLISYSIACDTYDKAEDAANVKAYLTYVASEEGQARAAESSVAGSAPISDALRTEVQAALDSISVKS; this is translated from the coding sequence GTGAAGCTCAGCCGATTCACCCGCGCAGGTTCCGCAGCAGCCATCGGCGTGCTCGCGTTGACGTTGGCAGCGTGCGGCTCGAACAGCACCGACTCCGGTGGTGGCGCTGCCACCGACGGCGCAGAGAACGGCTCGACCGAGGACCTCACGGGAACGCTTGCCGGCGCGGGCGCCTCGTCGCAGGAGAAGGCCGTGGCCGGCTGGATCGCCGGCTTCGGCGACATCGCCCCCGGCGTGACCCTCAGCTACGACGCGGTGGGCTCTGGCGGTGGCCGCGAGCAGTTCCTCTCCGGCGCGACGCAGTTCGCCGGCTCCGACGCCGCCCTCAAGGACGACGAGCTCGCGACCGCGACCGACCGCTGCTTCGGCGGCGAGGCCATCGAGGTGCCGCTGTACATCAGCCCCATCGCCGTGATCTACAACCTGCCCGGCCTCGACGCCGAGCACCTCAACCTCTCGGCCGAGACCCTCGCGAAGATCTTCAACCGCGAGATCACGGCCTGGAACGACCCGGCCATCGCTGCGGAGAACGAGGGCGTCACGCTCCCCAGCACCGCGATCATCCCCGTCAACCGCTCGGACGAGTCGGGCACGACGGAGAACTTCACCGAGTACCTCGCGGACGCCTCGAACGGCGCCTGGCCGCACGAGGCCAGCGGTGACTGGCCGCTGTCGGGCGGACAGTCCGGCCAGGGCACCCAGGGCGTCGTCGACACGGTCACGGGCGCCGAGGGTGCCATCGGGTACGCCGACGCCTCGCGCGCAGGCGACCTGGGCACCGCCGCGATCAAGGTCGGCGAGGAGTACGTGCCGTTCTCGCCCGAGGCCGCGGCCAAGGTCGTCGACGCCTCGCCGCGCGCCGCGGACGCGACCGACAAGCGCCTGGTCGTCGAGATCGACCGCACCACGACCGAGGCCGGCGCCTACCCGCTGGTCCTCATCTCCTACTCGATCGCGTGCGACACCTACGACAAGGCGGAGGACGCCGCCAACGTCAAGGCGTACCTGACCTACGTCGCCAGCGAGGAGGGCCAGGCTCGCGCCGCCGAGTCGTCCGTCGCCGGCTCCGCCCCGATCTCGGACGCGCTGCGCACCGAGGTCCAGGCAGCGCTCGACTCGATCAGCGTCAAGAGCTGA
- the ispD gene encoding 2-C-methyl-D-erythritol 4-phosphate cytidylyltransferase — protein sequence MTTLAILTAAGSGTRLGFDLPKALVPLRGLPLVLHAARRLTASGVVDALVVTAPNGLVSVMSDVLEHDPHVSVPVVVVAGGTTRQSSVAAGLTRARADIDTVVVHDAARPLAPAAMIRRVVETVKAGHQAVIPGLPVMDTVKILAPRGPVEDARGALPAGVERVASTPARTLLRAVQTPQAFDRALLVRAHSAGAARARTEATAATDDASLVEALGEDVFVVDGDELAMKVTTARDFYYIEKLLTEDGR from the coding sequence GTGACGACCCTCGCCATCCTGACCGCCGCCGGATCCGGCACCCGCCTCGGTTTCGACCTTCCCAAGGCTCTCGTCCCGCTGCGCGGCCTCCCGCTCGTCCTGCACGCGGCCCGACGCCTGACCGCCTCGGGAGTGGTCGACGCTCTCGTCGTCACGGCACCGAACGGGCTCGTCTCGGTCATGTCGGACGTCCTGGAGCACGACCCGCACGTGAGCGTGCCCGTGGTCGTCGTCGCCGGCGGGACCACACGCCAGTCCTCGGTCGCGGCCGGGCTGACGCGGGCACGCGCGGACATCGACACGGTCGTGGTGCACGATGCCGCGCGCCCCCTCGCGCCGGCCGCGATGATCCGTCGGGTCGTCGAGACCGTCAAGGCCGGCCACCAGGCCGTCATCCCCGGGCTCCCCGTGATGGACACCGTCAAGATCCTGGCCCCGCGCGGCCCGGTGGAGGACGCCCGCGGCGCGCTGCCCGCAGGGGTCGAGCGGGTCGCCTCGACCCCGGCCCGGACGCTGCTGCGCGCGGTCCAGACCCCCCAGGCGTTCGACCGGGCGCTCCTGGTGCGCGCGCACTCCGCAGGCGCCGCGCGCGCCCGTACGGAGGCCACGGCGGCGACGGACGACGCCTCGCTCGTCGAGGCCCTGGGTGAGGACGTGTTCGTGGTCGACGGCGACGAGCTCGCGATGAAGGTCACGACCGCGCGCGACTTCTACTACATCGAGAAGCTGCTGACGGAGGACGGGCGATGA
- the pstB gene encoding phosphate ABC transporter ATP-binding protein PstB, translating to MSKRIDVSDLNVYYGDFLAVEGVTMAIEPRSVTALIGPSGCGKSTFLRTLNRMHEVIPGAHVQGKAVMDGQDLYAPDVDPVAVRRQVGMVFQRPNPFPTMSIKENVLAGVRLNNKRISKSDAEELVETSLQGANLWNEVKDRLDRPGSGLSGGQQQRLCIARAIAVRPQVLLMDEPCSALDPISTLAIEDLMAELKDEYTIVIVTHNMQQAARVSDRTAFFNIAGTGKPGRLIEMGDTATMFSSPSEQATEDYISGRFG from the coding sequence ATGTCGAAGCGAATCGACGTCTCCGACCTCAACGTCTACTACGGCGACTTCCTCGCCGTGGAAGGCGTGACCATGGCGATCGAGCCGCGCTCGGTCACGGCGCTGATCGGCCCGTCGGGCTGCGGCAAGTCGACGTTCCTGCGCACGCTCAACCGCATGCACGAGGTCATCCCGGGCGCGCACGTCCAGGGCAAGGCCGTCATGGACGGCCAGGACCTCTACGCGCCCGACGTCGACCCGGTCGCCGTCCGTCGCCAGGTGGGCATGGTCTTCCAGCGGCCCAACCCGTTCCCGACCATGTCGATCAAGGAGAACGTCCTCGCGGGCGTGCGCCTCAACAACAAGCGCATCTCCAAGTCCGACGCCGAGGAGCTGGTCGAGACCTCGCTCCAGGGCGCGAACCTGTGGAACGAGGTCAAGGACCGCCTCGACCGCCCCGGGTCGGGCCTGTCCGGCGGGCAGCAGCAGCGCCTGTGCATCGCGCGCGCGATCGCGGTGCGCCCGCAGGTGCTCCTCATGGACGAGCCGTGCTCGGCGCTCGACCCGATCTCGACGCTCGCGATCGAGGACCTCATGGCCGAGCTCAAGGACGAGTACACGATCGTGATCGTCACGCACAACATGCAGCAGGCAGCCCGCGTGAGCGACCGCACGGCGTTCTTCAACATCGCGGGCACGGGCAAGCCGGGCCGCCTGATCGAGATGGGGGACACGGCGACGATGTTCTCGTCGCCGTCGGAGCAGGCCACGGAGGACTACATCTCGGGCCGCTTCGGGTGA
- the pstA gene encoding phosphate ABC transporter permease PstA, protein MTATDLTPTTPAAPDGSGSLQLVPTQKRLPRWAPWAFALGGVLVAFAILAVAGKPTVAGVLGLGAVLYAVGLTVTSRFVEGARWATDRLATTLVTFAFLLALIPLVSLLWIVVTRGAKLFGATFLSTDMVGVYGDMTSGGIWHAIVGTLLITGAATLISVPIGLLTAIYLVEYGRGALARWITFLVDVMTGIPSIVAGLFAFSLFTLVFGPAYRAGIMGAVALSLLMTPVVIRSVEEMLRLVPNELREASLALGVPKWLTIVKVVLRTSIAGIVTGVMLSIARVIGETAPLLLTVGLITQVNWDLFDGRMATLPVFAYRQYEQGGVGIDRAWAAALTLILIVMLLNLIARLISRLFSPKTAR, encoded by the coding sequence ATGACGGCCACCGACCTCACCCCCACCACGCCCGCCGCCCCCGACGGCTCGGGCTCCCTCCAGCTCGTCCCGACGCAGAAGCGCCTGCCCCGCTGGGCCCCCTGGGCCTTCGCCCTGGGTGGTGTCCTCGTCGCGTTCGCGATCCTCGCGGTCGCCGGGAAGCCGACCGTCGCGGGGGTGCTGGGCCTCGGCGCGGTGCTCTACGCCGTCGGGCTGACGGTGACCTCGCGGTTCGTCGAGGGCGCCCGTTGGGCGACCGACCGCCTCGCGACCACGCTCGTGACGTTCGCGTTCCTGCTCGCCCTGATCCCGCTCGTCTCGCTCCTGTGGATCGTGGTCACGCGCGGAGCCAAGCTCTTCGGGGCGACGTTCCTGTCGACCGACATGGTCGGCGTCTACGGCGACATGACGAGCGGCGGGATCTGGCACGCGATCGTCGGCACGCTCCTCATCACGGGGGCCGCGACGCTCATCTCGGTGCCGATCGGCCTGCTCACCGCGATCTACCTCGTCGAGTACGGGCGCGGCGCCCTCGCCCGCTGGATCACGTTCCTCGTGGACGTCATGACGGGCATCCCGTCGATCGTCGCGGGCCTGTTCGCCTTCTCGCTGTTCACGCTCGTCTTCGGCCCCGCGTACCGGGCCGGGATCATGGGCGCGGTCGCGCTGTCGCTGCTCATGACCCCGGTCGTGATCCGCTCGGTCGAGGAGATGCTGCGCCTGGTCCCCAACGAGCTGCGCGAGGCGTCGCTCGCGCTGGGCGTGCCCAAGTGGCTGACGATCGTCAAGGTCGTGCTGCGCACGTCGATCGCCGGCATCGTCACGGGCGTCATGCTCTCGATCGCCCGCGTGATCGGTGAGACCGCACCCCTGCTGCTCACGGTCGGCCTCATCACACAGGTCAACTGGGACCTGTTCGACGGACGTATGGCGACCCTCCCGGTCTTCGCCTACCGCCAGTACGAGCAGGGCGGCGTCGGGATCGACCGGGCCTGGGCCGCGGCCCTGACCCTGATCCTCATCGTCATGCTGCTCAACCTGATCGCCCGGCTCATCAGCCGCCTGTTCTCGCCCAAGACCGCTCGCTGA